GACGGCTCAAATTGCTCCCCTCGCACGCGGAAAGCCAAGACCCGCTCTAAGCAAACTCTAGACTCGTGATTCGCCAAGCACGCGGGTAACTACTCGCGGGCGGTTGTGGTCAAGTTTGAAATCCACCGGCGCAAGCACTTAGCCGGGTCTTGGGAGTTTGCAGCGTGCCAAGTTTCTCGTTGCGCAATCCGTACACAATCATCGTCGGAGCGCTTGTGATCGTGATTTTGGGGGTGACGGCATTCATGAAGATGCCGGTGGACGTATTCCCCAACATCAAGATTCCGGCGGTCGTTGTGGCGACCTTTTACCAGGGCATGCCGCCGCTGGACATGGAGGACAACATCACCTTCCGCTACGAGCGTTTCTTCACGCTCGGCAGCAACATCGAACATG
Above is a window of Candidatus Binatus sp. DNA encoding:
- a CDS encoding efflux RND transporter permease subunit; its protein translation is MPSFSLRNPYTIIVGALVIVILGVTAFMKMPVDVFPNIKIPAVVVATFYQGMPPLDMEDNITFRYERFFTLGSNIEH